The following are encoded in a window of Ranitomeya variabilis isolate aRanVar5 chromosome 8, aRanVar5.hap1, whole genome shotgun sequence genomic DNA:
- the LOC143788243 gene encoding uncharacterized protein LOC143788243, translated as MKIPTEDRFLRKCRLSPDAAQRYADAVPPAERASLLCYNEEKQRRQADSREAETSEHWECHLQEKWMRQADSREAETSEHRERCLQEKRMRQAESKAAETSEHRECHLQEKWMRKADSREAETSEHREHCLQEQRMRQADSREAETSEHWECHLQEKWMRQADSREAETSEHRERCLQEKRMRQAESKEAETSEHWE; from the exons gtttttGAGGAAATGCCGGCTGAGCCCCGATGCTGCACAGAGATACGCTGATGCCGTCCCCCCAGCAGAGAGAGCATCGCTGCTTTGCTATAATGAG GAGAAACAGAGGAGACAGGCTGATTCAAGGGAAGCTGAAACATCTGAACACTGGGAATGTCATCTTCAGGAGAAATGGATGAGACAGGCTGATTCAAGGGAAGCAGAAACATCTGAACACCGGGAACGTTGTCTTCAGGAAAAACggatgagacaggctgaatcaaaGGCAGCTGAAACATCTGAACATCGGGAATGTCATCTTCAGGAGAAATGGATGAGAAAGGCTGATTCAAGGGAAGCTGAAACATCTGAACATCGGGAACATTGTCTTCAGGAACAACGGATGAGACAGGCTGATTCAAGGGAAGCTGAAACATCTGAACACTGGGAATGTCATCTTCAGGAGAAATGGATGAGACAGGCTGATTCAAGGGAAGCTGAAACATCTGAACACCGGGAACGTTGTCTTCAGGAAAAACggatgagacaggctgaatcaaaGGAAGCTGAAACATCTGAACATTGGGAATGA